The stretch of DNA CAAATCTCCAAGTCCAAGCAAAGCAAAAAAAATAAGCCAATATGCTACACACTTAACTTTCTTAAGCGCTGACCGAAGCTATCCAGGGGAAGGGGCACAATAATACTAAAATTGTACAGAAAGGTGAATAAACAGAGGACCAGACCAATACTCCAAAACCTGTCGACTCATCTATGTTTTTTCTATGGAACATGTCCTACAACAACCGACTGACACCATCCCGCTGCTGCCCGCTAGCACTTACTGTACAAAACTGATGCCACATCTAGCGTCAGGGGCTAAAATCTCTTcggttgtgagttctgaatcATCATTCACGACTGCCTGCCTGATTAGCTGATGATGCACCGTTGGGAGACGGAGGGGTTGACGGTTGGCCATTGTTGGGCGCAACTCCGTTCTGTTTCTCTTTGTGACTTGAGTCGGAGTTCTCTTCCTTGTCGTCTGACTTTGAATTGAGAAAccgacctccagctcccctgGCCCTTTTCAAGGCATGCTGATGCCGTGACTCATGAAGATAGGGCTGTGCAGCACAGATGTAATCGagtcagtttttttttaaaaaaattcagatGACTTAACAATTCACCCACAGAAAGATAAAGGAAATGAACAATCAAGTTGTTTTTATTTCAGATGATATCAACAAGTAAGAAACATTTGTGATCAACTTGCAGCGAGATCATCTGAGCTTGGCAGAACTTTATAGGATTTTCTGAGTAGGTAACTGCATCTTTATATCAGTCTTCCAGTTTTGAGAAATAATCATCATGATACTAACAAATTCAACTCTCTCTAGCTTAAAATCTTGCAGATAAAAACAGAAAGCATTTCTGCAACTTTGTCAATGTGTGGCACCCAATTTACATTCCTAAATCCTTTATGATAAGCAACACCCATGAAGGCATTAAAAACGTGGTATGTTGAAATTTCAGATATCAGGCAAGATTGAAATTAATATAACATTCACCAGAAGATTTATAGTACAACGTGAGGCAGATCGATCTTGAAGTGGAAGTAGGGAAGGTAGATTGGAGAAATTTGCTTGATCATTTGCTCTAGCATCATGGGCAGAAAAAGCTAATTAAAAATTCCAATTCATATGGCAATGCAGAATATGGTTACAAAGATTTACCTTACGGCCCTTGACAAGCTTCCGTTCTGATTCAGCTTTAGCCCGGGATTGACGCCTTCTTAATATGGCATTGTATTGTTTTGCATTTACATACACAGGCTCTTCGATTGCATCAGTAGGCAAAGGTAAGCCAGCCGGATGCATTCCGACTAACGGTGGATGCATCTGAAGGATTATCAATTTTATTAACTCCGAGACATCAGTTTAAATAAAAAATTGTAATAGTACAGAAAGGTCCATGATCATACAAATTATCCATTTCTTACTGTCTGTAAATTCAAATAAACAATACTAGCAAAATTGGCCTACCCTGTCAAGACACACTAGCATGTTTAGCTATATACTTTGTACTGCCTCTGACTGAAACCAGGATTGGTTTGAGGTTTGGGCATACAAAAGGAGTCAAATTAAATGAACTCGGTGCTCTTCAATAATTTCCTAAATAGGTAAATCATAAATGTTCGACAAAGTGGAAACAACCTAGTATTTGGGGAAAATCTAATTGGATTACAATACTTGTATTTGCTAATGGAGAGAGtgcataaaagcttaccaaTGGCTGTCCACCGTAAGCCGCATAAAGGCTTCCATAGTATGGATCAATATTTGGATAAGCATATTGACCCTGCCAGACACAAAATATGAAATTAGAAAACATAGGTTGCACCATACTCCTCGAAATTAATGAACCTTGATGGAAAATTGTAGAAAAGAGGAAACAgaaaggataaaaataaaataaaataaaatactgCAACAATCACTCCAGTGAAGGTCTAAAAAATGGTGAAACTAGAAGATCGTTAGCTTAAAAATAATTAGTGAACATTCACAATAAAAAAGGTATACGCAAAACACATGTGAGGTGTAACAATTTAGACTAATAAAGTTGGAAAAAATATGCATTTGAGACAAAAAAAAAGGACATTGGTACCAACTACCAACCAGGTGTTCAGAGTCACGACGAAGAAGCTTTACTATTTTAATTTAGATGTGATGATAGTCAACCATTTAGTGACAATAAGGGATGGAAATAGCATAAGTTTTGAGATGACACTTAACTTCCCTGATTAGCAACAAACAGTCTGGAATCTGGATTAAAAGAGGAATGGGGTTTTTTTTCACCTCAGCCAACAGGGAAATGGTGTATAACTGTACTCATCACTTTATAGTTTTGGTATGAATATGTTGTGTTATTATTACTTTTCAAGTAGAGTTTGAAGTAGGGAAGGAGATTTGACACCACATATGCTATCACTTAGACATCACACTACGACCAAACCTCCACCTTTTCCTAGACATAACTCAAATGAAAAGAACCCTATTTATCAATAAGTAACAAGTGAAAGTTACAAGTGTGGTACCATTGCATGGCTCATGTCATGAGGGgcatagggtgccacataatcTGTTGATGGTGTGCCCACTGTTGGTTGGCTATCTGAACTAGTAACTGGTGCTTCTTGCTGGTCCCCAGGTTCAGCTTGCTTCTTCTGATGGTGTTGATCCTCAGCCCTGTGGTCACCTGCCCATGAAGGGACATGAATGATCAAGATTGACTTAGATGTCCTCAAAAAGGCACACTCACACgtgttaaaaaaaacaaatagcCACATTAATGCATGCCACCACTGTTCATAAACCAACAAGTAACAAAATTCTTAAATTCACAATATAACATTTTATACAGTAGAAATTAATTTAAATGACAGAGAGCACTCaaaaaatttccaccagctataAATATATTTGGTAGCAGCAGGGTGTAACTACTATATAACATATAATGACATGTATGCACATGAGAACGTTAGATACAAAACTACATAAGATATCCTGGTTTACTCAAAGAAAACTGTTTATGTTGTTTT from Sorghum bicolor cultivar BTx623 chromosome 8, Sorghum_bicolor_NCBIv3, whole genome shotgun sequence encodes:
- the LOC8070158 gene encoding nuclear transcription factor Y subunit A-7 → MTSVVQSVSGDHRAEDQHHQKKQAEPGDQQEAPVTSSDSQPTVGTPSTDYVAPYAPHDMSHAMGQYAYPNIDPYYGSLYAAYGGQPLMHPPLVGMHPAGLPLPTDAIEEPVYVNAKQYNAILRRRQSRAKAESERKLVKGRKPYLHESRHQHALKRARGAGGRFLNSKSDDKEENSDSSHKEKQNGVAPNNGQPSTPPSPNGASSANQAGSRE